GCCGTACAGGTGCAATTTAATAAAGTATCGGTAAATACTGCCAGCGTCTGTATCAACCCCTGTTTGACAGGATGAGTGACGTTGGCCGTCGCTGCTGCATTCGGAGCCGAACCCATACCGGCCTCATTGCTGAATAATCCGCGCTTGATACCCTGCATCAGCGCCATACCGACACCTCCACCCAATGCCTGTTCCCAGCCGAAGGCATGACTGATGATGAGAGATATCACTTCCGGCAGATGCGTGATATTAAGTAATACGATGACCAGTGCCAGTCCTACATATCCTAATGCCATAACCGGGACGATAATGCTGCTTACATGCGCTATCCGGCGGATACCACCGAAGATGATGACAAGAGTCAGAGCGGTAAGCACTCCTCCCAACACCGTATGATTGAATCCGAACGCATGTTCGGCAGCAGCACAAATCGTATTGCTCTGTACCGAATTGAAAGCAAAACCGAAAGTAATGCTGATGAGCACAGCGAAAAGTATCCCCATCCACGGCTGTTTCAATCCCTTCTTCATATAATAAGCCGGGCCTCCGACAAAAGAGTCCTTCCCGCGTATCTTATATAACTGTGCCAGGGTAGATTCGATAAAAGCGCTCGAAGCTCCCAGCAGGGCGATCACCCACATCCAGAAAACAGCTCCCGGTCCGCCGATGGCGATGGCGGTGGCCACCCCTGCCAAGTTGCCCGTACCCACACGGCTGGCAATCGTAATAGCGAATGCCTGAAAAGATGAAACATGTTTCTCGCCCTGTTTTCCTTTTCCGGCGGACTCGCTGAGTAATATAATCATTTCGCGAAGCATACGGAACTGTACGAACCGCGTTCGGATGCTGAACCAGACGGCACAGCCCAGTAACATGATAATCAGGATGTATGTCCAGAGTATATCATTTATTTCATTGATAAAGTTCATAGTTAGGTTTTTGAAAAGAGTAAATCGTAATATATCACTCGTTTTTCATTCGGAAATAAAATTTATGATTTTCGAATACGGGCTCTACTATATCATACCGAACAAATTTGGCAAGCAGATGTTCGGCGGCACGTCGGGAAATACCGGTCTGCCGACAATACCGGTTGAGTGAAAGCAGCGTTCCCTGTTCCAGCAGGTCGAGCAGGAGTTGTTCGCGTTCCGTATAGCGGATCAGTTCTCCCCGCGGGCTGCCACTTTGTTGCCATACACGCAGGTGGATAGGGGTAGCCAGTATATTCTCATCCTTGATGCGGAGATAGGCGAGAGGCTTTCCGTTTTCGTCTTTCGCATAGACAGGCTTGTGCGGATTCTCTTCGATGGTGGCTACTAATACCTGTTTGCCTTCCACGATATATGTTTGTAAAGTATAATCTATCTCCGGGATGCAATAAAGTTGTGCGGCTGCTTCAATCATATATTTTTCCTCTTCAGATCGTACGCCGGCTATTCGTCCATTGTCTTTCACGCCGATCAATAGCCGTCCTCCGTCGGTATTGGCAAAAGCCGACAGCGTTTTGGCAATCTTGCGTGCGTCGGAAATTTCGAATTTGAAGTCCTGTTGCTGATGCTCTCCTTCAGCTATCAAAGTATGTATGTGATCCGTATCAGTAAGCGTTTTCATGGCTACAAAGGTAGGGAAAAATGGTGAAAAGCCTTTTTTTTAGCTTATTTTCGCAGATAAATTCAAAAAAAATATTGTTTTTATGCGTTTATTTCGGGAAACAGTGTATTTTTGCGACACATTATTAACGAAAAAAATAAAAGGATTATGAAAGAATTGGTAGAAAAAGTAGCAGCTCTGTATGCTGACTTCTCAAAAGATGCTAACGCTCAGATTGAAAACGGTAACAAAGCAGCAGGAACTCGTGCTCGTAAGGCTTCTTTGGAAATCGAAAAAGCAATGAAAGAATTCCGCAAAGCATCTTTGGAAGCTTCTAAAAACTAAGAAATAGAAGTCTACTAAGATATCAGGAAAAAAGAAGAGGATGTGTCGTGAGATGCATCCTCTTCTTCTATTTATACCTCCTTCTCTTTTCTGAAACCCGAAATATCGGACGAATGTGCTATTTTTAAGATTACATTGAAAAACGGTCACTCTAAAAATAACGAACTAGAGAAAAATCTGCATAAATAAATGCAATAATATACGAAAAAAAAACATTCTTTGCATGAAACTACATGAAATATACACCTTTTCAAAACAAAAAAGTATCTTTTGGTTTTAAACCAAGGGGGTGTTTCTTTAAAACCAACGCCTCCTTCCTCACCGACCAACCTGTTTTCCGTCGGTAAGGAAGACCTGAAAAAGCTGTTTTTGCTTAATTTTCTTCTAATTGATCCATAAATACCGGGAAAATAAAAGTGTCATTCGGAACTGTTTTTCTTCAGTAAGCGATCAGAATGATCAGTGAAAAAGAATTATACTTCTGATTTGACCGATAAACTCTTTGAATAGTAAAAAAGAGGAATCCTGTATTTGTGAATGATGGCATTTTTATGCCTTTCTTTAAAGTGGGATACAATTATGCCCTTCTTTCACTGTTTAAATATTCCTTTTTTAAGAAAGGTCCTTTTTTAGTGATCAATAGATGTCGCTATATGTGAAAAGTTATTCATGGTAATTTGAATAAATGAACTCAATCTTTCCCTATTTGTTGTTTCGTTTTTCGGTGATACTGATTTTCGGAGTGTCTTATTCTGAAAATTGGTCGTGTATATGCGTATTAGGCAATTATAGTTGCTGAAATATGTGTATATTTATTGTGTAATATTTAATACTGAGTACAATGTTAAAAGTAGTAGCATTTATGAAGCAAGTAGCCGAAGAGCTACGGATGGGGGGAAACTTTGGTACGGCGCACGTATATCGCAGCAGCACCAATGCCATCATTGCTTATTGTGGGGAAGGGGATTTTTCTTTTGACGAGGTCACCCCGGAGTGGTTGAAAGGTTTCGAGATACACCTTCGTGGGAAGGGATGTAGCTGGAACACCGTTTCCACTTATCTAAGAACATTTCGTGCGGTGTACAATCGTGCCGTCAACAGTAGGATGGTCGTTTATACGCCCCATCTGTTCCGCTCTGTTTATACGGGCACGCGTGCGGACCATAAGAGGGCATTGTGTGATGAAGATATGAAGAAGGTATTCACCAGACTGCCTTCATCTTCCGCCATACCTCTTGCCGTGAGGCGTGCGCAGGACATGTTCGTGCTGATGTTCTTGCTTCGTGGTCTGCCGTTTGTCGATCTCGCTTATCTGCGTAAAAGTGATTTGAGGGATAACGTGATCACTTACCGCAGGCGGAAGACAGGCCGGCCCTTGTCGGTGACGCTTACTCCGGAAGCGCTCGAACTATTAAAGAAGTATATGAACCGCGACAGCCATTCGCCCTATCTCTTCTCACTGCTGAAAAGCGGAGAGGGAACAAAGGAGGCTTACCGGGAATATCAGTTGGCATTGCGCAGCTTCAACCAGCAGCTCACGCTCTTGGGGGAGGTATTGGGACTGAACGATAAACTGAGTTCATACACCGCCCGCCATACATGGGCTACAACAGCCTATTATTGCGAAATTCATCCGGGTATTATCTCCGAAGCTATGGGGCACTCGTCCATCAAGGTGACCGAGACTTATCTAAAACCTTTCCGTAATAAGAAAATTGATGAGGCTAATAATCAGATTATTGATTTTGTAAAACATTCAATAGCTGGAGTAGTATCTTGAAAATGAATCTGTTACTTTCTAGGTAACGGAGCTAAATAGCGTTGCAAAGATGGATATATTTTGGAAAACATGCAAACAAAAAAGATATTTTTTCTGATAAACTACTAAAAAAAGAGAAATAATACGATAAAACAACGGATTTCTTTCTATTAGGGACCTGTTAACCTCTGATCAAGATACAAAGAATTTCCTCCCCTCTGCCGCATGTCTGAAGCAGGGGTAAATATGTTTCACTGTAAAATAGTCTGGTTTTTCATATAGATAGCTCCACAGGAGTCAGGACAAAGGTTTACCCGTTACCTAGAAAGTAACGGGTAAAGGCTGTTTGGCCCGTATGCTTCATAGTGTATTATATAAGGGAAATAAAGGTTGAATGAATTAAGAAAAGGAGGTCGCACGAGAAATGAACGGAACAACACATGGGATTTAAAATCAAAAGTGAGAAATTATATTTTTATTATTTTTTTAATTTATAAATTAAAAGTTTTTTATTATGAACAAAAAGTTTTTAAATGCTGTCCTGTTTGGAGCGCTGATAGCGTCCTCGGCAGGTACATTTACTTCTTGTAAAGACTACGATGACGACATCAAGAGTCTGCAGGAACAAATTGACAAAAGCGGAAGCACCGTTGGCGATCTTCAGACTCAGCTGACAACGCTGAAGAGTGCTGCAGAAGCTGCACAGGCTGCTGCTGATGCTGCAAAGACAGCTGCTGCAGAAGCTAAGACTGCCGCAGAAGCTGCAAAAACTGCCGGCGACCAGGCTGCTGCCGATGCTGCTACAGCGAAAGCGCTGGCAGAAGAAGCGAAAGCTGCCGCTGCGCAAGCAAAAGCAGATGCGATAGCGGAAGCCGCAACACAGGTTGAAGCATTGAGAAATTCAATGCAGGCTGCTATTGACAACAAACTGGATGTGACAGTACACGAAGCTGCTGTAAAAGCACTCGGTGCTCAGATTGAAGGTATCGAAACAGGTTTGAGCAATCTTGCCAACGGAGCAGTGAAAGAAAATACCGAAGCGATCAAAAATGCTCAGGATGCTATCGAAACGTTGATTACAGCAGATAAAGACTTGCAGACTCAGCTCGCCGCTTTGAAACTTTATGCAGAAGGTGTAAAGGATATAGCTGACGCTAACAAGGAAGATATCGCGGCAGCGCAGGAAGCTATCGAAGCTGCACAGGATGAGATTAAGAAACTTTGGGATGAAATCAACGGTGAAGGCGGTCTGAAAGCTTTGATCGGTGAGAATAAATCTGCCATTGAAGCGTTGAAGAACTCTACAGCTCAGGATATCGCTGACCTCGAAGATAAGATCAACGATGAGCTGGATGCTATCAAATCGGATATCTCAGGTATTCAGGGTGACATCAGAACCATCAACAGCCAGATTATTACTATCAACGCTGACTTGGTGAGCCTGCACACTTTGATGACTTGCCGTCTGACAAGCATCACGTTTGCTCCCGACTATATCGTAGACGGTGTGGAAGCGATCAAGTTCAACTCATTGAAATATGCTCCGATGGGAAGCGGTGAAAATGCTGCTATTCCTACGAATTATAGTATTTCTACAGCTGCTTTGGCAACTGCAAGCTACCACTTCAACCCGGCTAGCTTCAAGTTGGGCAATGCTGACTATAGCTACTTGGATCGTAGCGCTACAGTGATCAACACTCGTGCGGCTGCCAGCCAGTGGGTTCAGATCAGCGGTACTCCGGTTGCTAACGCTGCAACAGGAACAGTGGACTTCAAACTGCTTCGTCTTAACGTTCATTCTACTCAGCCGGCAGAAGATAAAGTAAACATGGTTGCTTTGCAGGCTACTCTGAAGGGTGATGCTGTAGACAAAGACGAGACTAACGTAGTGGTTACTTCTCCGTATGTATCTATCTATGATGACGTACTGGCTGCACCGGACGTTCGCATCTCTGATAAAGCTACTTTAGTTTCAGGTGCTGACGGTGCTCATTATGCAACTACTTTCACTGCTTGTAAGTCAGAAGCTGTTCGCTATACAACTCCTTACGATCAAGTATTCAACCTGAAAGACCTGGTGGCTACTTGCTTCGGTAACGGTAATCACAAAGAATTCCCGATCGAAGACTATAAGTTGTCATATAAGTTCTCTGTAGCTTCTTCTGATTACAACATCACTGAAGGTGAAACTTCAACCAACCAGCAGAAATGGGTGGTATGTAACGACGCTGCGGCAGGTTTGTACCAGGCAGAAGGCTTCAATAAAGAAGCGATCGGTCGTACTCCTATCCTGAAAGTGGAATTGGTAGACGAAGCAGGCAATGTAGTACGTCGCGGATTCGTGAAGATCGAATTTGGTGTGACGAAGCAAGATGACCTTGTAGTAGGTGACAAGGCTTATGACTTGGTAGCTAAATGTACTGAAACAGCTGCTGAATACACTATCACAGAGCAATTCATCCGTGAAAATGTTTACCGCGTTATTACTAACGGTAAGGAAACAAGCATGAGCCACGAAGAATTCTGGAACTTGTATGATGCTTCCGGTGCTGTTGCTGTAGTGAAGAAGAACAACCTGTCACACACTATGACTCTGCCGAGAATCGTTGACGGTGATACTTCAGTAGGTACTGCTACGAAGAAGATCGTATGGTCATTTAATCATGGTGAACTGGGTAAGATCGGTGCCGGTGGTTCTCAATTTGTTGCAACTGTAACAGTGAAGAACAAGCTGACTTCTTCTGAATATCCTGCAAGCATCACATTCAAGTTCACAGTAAACGTGAAGTTGCCTGAACTTACTTTGGATGCTACTGAAAATGATATTTACTGGACGAAAGATGGTGATGAGTACAAGTACTTCAATGTAAATGTGAGTGTACCTAACTCAGTTGCTTCTCCTGCAAGTGATTGTCAGTTCAGAAGAGCATTGACAGAAGCTTACTCTGCTTACACTGTGAAAGGACTTCCGGGTTGCGAATCTGCTCGTTACAAAGTAATCAAGACTTACTCTAACGGTAACTTGACTTCTCCTGTAATGTCTGGTGTTCAGATCGACGGTAACTATATCACTTTGGATAAGAGCAATGCTGCTGTGAAGGCTGCGTTGAACAGCGCAAACGGTCTGCAAGCTGTCGTTGCACACATCTACACGATGAGCAATGGCGACGAAGTGACTGTGAACGAATTTATGGTTGACTTTATCCGTCCTGTTAACTTGAACATGCCGAGCGGTATTGCAGTAATAGACGCTAAGACTGGCGGTGATGTTGCTGACTTCCAATGGAATGGTCTGTTGACTGACTGGAGAAACGAAGCAATTGTGAAGGATAGCTGGTCATGGGTTGAAAATGTTCATTCTTACTGGAAGAGAGTTTGTACTCCTGAATTCGAATATGTTCAAGGTCACGAAGAAATGGTTACACCGGCTCAGTTGGATGTAGAATATGGTACGATTAAGTTTACTACCACTACTGTGACTACTATGTATACAGGTAAGGCTACTTATAGATACTATAACAGATTGGGTGGATCTACTAAGAAGACTTACACAACTGAAGAGTTCTTGACTCAGGCAGAAGTTGACGCCTCTCTTGAAGCACAGAAATTAGCTGGATGGCCGTTGATATATCCACATGTTGAATTAGATGGCGATATTATATATACGGAAGTTTCTAAACCTGCAAGCACTACTATTGAGTACGACTATGTGAAGAGTATCAACTACGTACCGGCAGTTTACAAGTGGGTTGAAGGTAACTGGACAATGGTTCCTCACAAACACACTGAAAAGCCTGCATTCGAAGGAACATCTTACGGACAGATCTCAGGATGTTGGGAATGGACGAAGAAAGAGTGGGGCAGACCGGATTGGAATCCTGGACAATACTGGTTCTTCTATGGTCCGTTCGGCGATGTAACACTGGATTTGAACAAAGTAACTACAAGCTTGGAATACAACGGTAACAAGTTGCCTGACGGTGCTACTTTGGTTCAGGAAGGTAACACAGTGAAATATGTAAATGTTAGCTCACCAGTTGGATATACTTATCAGATATTCATTCCTGCTACAGTAAATTATGGCTGGGGAACTACTTCTTCTACATTGACTATTACAGTTAATCCGAAGAACTAAGAATTGAAATGTCAATGAATTCTTAGACATTCAATAACAAAAAGGGTGCTCTAATCAGAAAAGAGCACCCTTTTCACCATAACAAGTACATTCTGTGGAATACTCTGTGATAAGACATTAAATATATAAAATTATGAGAATAAGAAATTTACTAGTAGCCATACTTACTGTCAGCAGCACAGTAGCATTCGCTCAGGAACAGCGACAAATCAAGGAAGAGGGCAAGACAGTGTTCAAACCTCATTGGTTTATGCAAGTTCAGGCTGGAGCTGCGCATACGGTAGGCGAAGCCGATTTTACAGATCTGATCTCTCCGGCAGCAGCCGTTAATGTAGGGTATAAGTTTGCACCCGCATTTGGAGCCCGTTTAGGCGTAAGCGGTTGGCAGGCAAAGGCAGGATGGGTCACTCCTTCTCAAACCTATCAATACAAATATCTGCAAGGCAATCTGGATATCATGGCAGATCTTAGTACTTTATTTTGTGGTTTTAATCCTAAACGTGTATTCAACGCAT
This sequence is a window from Bacteroides thetaiotaomicron VPI-5482. Protein-coding genes within it:
- a CDS encoding AlbA family DNA-binding domain-containing protein, giving the protein MKTLTDTDHIHTLIAEGEHQQQDFKFEISDARKIAKTLSAFANTDGGRLLIGVKDNGRIAGVRSEEEKYMIEAAAQLYCIPEIDYTLQTYIVEGKQVLVATIEENPHKPVYAKDENGKPLAYLRIKDENILATPIHLRVWQQSGSPRGELIRYTEREQLLLDLLEQGTLLSLNRYCRQTGISRRAAEHLLAKFVRYDIVEPVFENHKFYFRMKNE
- a CDS encoding tyrosine-type recombinase/integrase, whose amino-acid sequence is MLKVVAFMKQVAEELRMGGNFGTAHVYRSSTNAIIAYCGEGDFSFDEVTPEWLKGFEIHLRGKGCSWNTVSTYLRTFRAVYNRAVNSRMVVYTPHLFRSVYTGTRADHKRALCDEDMKKVFTRLPSSSAIPLAVRRAQDMFVLMFLLRGLPFVDLAYLRKSDLRDNVITYRRRKTGRPLSVTLTPEALELLKKYMNRDSHSPYLFSLLKSGEGTKEAYREYQLALRSFNQQLTLLGEVLGLNDKLSSYTARHTWATTAYYCEIHPGIISEAMGHSSIKVTETYLKPFRNKKIDEANNQIIDFVKHSIAGVVS
- a CDS encoding histone H1 translates to MKELVEKVAALYADFSKDANAQIENGNKAAGTRARKASLEIEKAMKEFRKASLEASKN
- a CDS encoding alanine/glycine:cation symporter family protein, with product MNFINEINDILWTYILIIMLLGCAVWFSIRTRFVQFRMLREMIILLSESAGKGKQGEKHVSSFQAFAITIASRVGTGNLAGVATAIAIGGPGAVFWMWVIALLGASSAFIESTLAQLYKIRGKDSFVGGPAYYMKKGLKQPWMGILFAVLISITFGFAFNSVQSNTICAAAEHAFGFNHTVLGGVLTALTLVIIFGGIRRIAHVSSIIVPVMALGYVGLALVIVLLNITHLPEVISLIISHAFGWEQALGGGVGMALMQGIKRGLFSNEAGMGSAPNAAATANVTHPVKQGLIQTLAVFTDTLLNCTCTAFIILFSGAPLDGSSNGVQLTQQALTNEIGASGSIFVAVALFFFAFSSILGNYYYGEANIRFITAKKWVLHTYRILVSGMVLFGSVATLDLVWSLADITMALMAVCNLIAIIFLGKYAIRLLSDYRAQKKAGIQSPVFRKETMPDIEKDLECW